One segment of Brassica napus cultivar Da-Ae chromosome C3, Da-Ae, whole genome shotgun sequence DNA contains the following:
- the LOC106433825 gene encoding uncharacterized protein LOC106433825 isoform X1 — protein MHGHCHVGVLCFTYGSPHTIQTNEEDRLSLKKKKMMIGGTLTSSSSTSTAKIILEAFPAEIFRRGGATAEMFPRKTSHLKLLRVDSLHGRILKPIPLRSSSIKANIEEEDAETEAVEKSPGRSVRVRFQLRKECVFGEHFFILGDHPVFGGGLWDPENALPLNWSDGHVWTLDLELPVGRLVEFKFILKAKTGEILWQPGPNRAIDTWETSKTIRICEDWENADLQMMREEDFVLFDQEEEQSSFVLDMPLVAENVTHPNQSVTLVTDASSNGAGEEVEVRAPVQQITSVVAVENEGYVSDDEPEEISSFNIQNEKPMEHSSGALTACQDGNVTEEAMFTEEESPVLVPGLFPPSDLDSEEVSGPIAHVAVEVINEGKAETFPEVDEKQETKGERNERGKVKAVSVFDKSEQEAGKGVEKMHYSAAEEEIQLETEALLGTPHVLLEKDIQWGRRKLYKLLSNFGLL, from the exons ATGCACGGACATTGCCACGTGGGCGTATTATGCTTTACTTACGGCTCTCCACACACAATTCAGACAAACGAAGAGGATCGCTTGtcgctgaagaagaagaagatgatgatcgGAGGAACCctaacctcttcttcttcgacCTCCACCGCCAAGATCATTCTCGAAGCTTTCCCCGCGGAGATATTCCGTCGCGGTGGAGCTACCGCTGAGATGTTCCCAAGGAAAACGTCTCACCTCAAGCTTTTGCGTGTAGATTCTCTTCACGGCAGGATCCTTAAGCCGATTCCGCTTCGTTCATCCTCGATTAAG GCAaatatagaagaagaagatgcagaAACTGAAGCTGTAGAGAAAT CCCCGGGAAGAAGTGTGCGTGTAAGGTTCCAGCTGCGGAAAGAGTGTGTCTTTGGGGAACATTTCTTCATCCTTGGTGACCATCCTGTCTTTGGCGGCGGTCTTTGGGATCCTGAAAATGCCTTACCTCTGAACTGGTCAGATGGCCATGTTTGGACACTAGATCTG GAGCTGCCTGTTGGAAGATTGGTTGAATTCAAGTTCATACTCAAGGCAAAGACAGGGGAGATCTTGTGGCAACCAGGTCCAAACCGTGCTATTGATACCTGGGAAACTAGCAAGACTATCAGAATATGTGAGGACTGGGAAAATGCTGATCTCCAAATGATGAGGGAGGAAGATTTTGTGCTATTCGATCAAGAGGAGGAGCAGTCTTCTTTTGTCTTGGATATGCCCTTAGTTGCTGAAAATGTCACGCATCCAAATCAAAGCGTGACGCTTGTCACTGATGCTTCATCAAACGGTGCAGGAGAGGAGGTTGAAGTGCGTGCACCTGTACAACAGATCACTTCAGTTGTAgctgtagagaatgaaggataCGTAAGTGATGATGAACCTGAGGAAATCTCGAGTTTCAATATCCAAAATGAAAAACCCATGGAGCACTCGAGTGGAGCTCTGACTGCTTGCCAGGATGGAAATGTGACGGAAGAAGCCATGTTTACTGAGGAAGAAAGTCCAGTTTTGGTACCCGGATTGTTTCCTCCGTCTGATTTGGACAGCGAAGAAGTAAGTGGACCCATCGCGCATGTGGCTGTGGAAGTTATTAACGAAGGTAAAGCCGAAACGTTCCCAGAG GTAGATGAGAAGCAAGAAACCAAAGGAGAAAGAAACGAGAGAGGGAAAGTAAAAGCGGTTTCTGTGTTCGATAAATCAGAGCAAGAAGCAGGGAAAGGTGTAGAGAAGATGCATTACAGTGCAGCAGAGGAAGAGATACAGCTAGAGACAGAGGCGTTGCTTGGAACGCCGCATGTGCTATTAGAGAAAGACATCCAATGGGGACGCAGAAAGCTTTACAAGCTTCTAAGCAACTTTGGACTTTTATAA
- the LOC106433825 gene encoding uncharacterized protein LOC106433825 isoform X2 yields the protein MHGHCHVGVLCFTYGSPHTIQTNEEDRLSLKKKKMMIGGTLTSSSSTSTAKIILEAFPAEIFRRGGATAEMFPRKTSHLKLLRVDSLHGRILKPIPLRSSSIKANIEEEDAETEAVEKSPGRSVRVRFQLRKECVFGEHFFILGDHPVFGGGLWDPENALPLNWSDGHVWTLDLELPVGRLVEFKFILKAKTGEILWQPGPNRAIDTWETSKTIRICEDWENADLQMMREEDFVLFDQEEEQSSFVLDMPLVAENVTHPNQSVTLVTDASSNGAGEEVEVRAPVQQITSVVAVENEGYVSDDEPEEISSFNIQNEKPMEHSSGALTACQDGNVTEEAMFTEEESPVLVPGLFPPSDLDSEEVSGPIAHVAVEVINEGR from the exons ATGCACGGACATTGCCACGTGGGCGTATTATGCTTTACTTACGGCTCTCCACACACAATTCAGACAAACGAAGAGGATCGCTTGtcgctgaagaagaagaagatgatgatcgGAGGAACCctaacctcttcttcttcgacCTCCACCGCCAAGATCATTCTCGAAGCTTTCCCCGCGGAGATATTCCGTCGCGGTGGAGCTACCGCTGAGATGTTCCCAAGGAAAACGTCTCACCTCAAGCTTTTGCGTGTAGATTCTCTTCACGGCAGGATCCTTAAGCCGATTCCGCTTCGTTCATCCTCGATTAAG GCAaatatagaagaagaagatgcagaAACTGAAGCTGTAGAGAAAT CCCCGGGAAGAAGTGTGCGTGTAAGGTTCCAGCTGCGGAAAGAGTGTGTCTTTGGGGAACATTTCTTCATCCTTGGTGACCATCCTGTCTTTGGCGGCGGTCTTTGGGATCCTGAAAATGCCTTACCTCTGAACTGGTCAGATGGCCATGTTTGGACACTAGATCTG GAGCTGCCTGTTGGAAGATTGGTTGAATTCAAGTTCATACTCAAGGCAAAGACAGGGGAGATCTTGTGGCAACCAGGTCCAAACCGTGCTATTGATACCTGGGAAACTAGCAAGACTATCAGAATATGTGAGGACTGGGAAAATGCTGATCTCCAAATGATGAGGGAGGAAGATTTTGTGCTATTCGATCAAGAGGAGGAGCAGTCTTCTTTTGTCTTGGATATGCCCTTAGTTGCTGAAAATGTCACGCATCCAAATCAAAGCGTGACGCTTGTCACTGATGCTTCATCAAACGGTGCAGGAGAGGAGGTTGAAGTGCGTGCACCTGTACAACAGATCACTTCAGTTGTAgctgtagagaatgaaggataCGTAAGTGATGATGAACCTGAGGAAATCTCGAGTTTCAATATCCAAAATGAAAAACCCATGGAGCACTCGAGTGGAGCTCTGACTGCTTGCCAGGATGGAAATGTGACGGAAGAAGCCATGTTTACTGAGGAAGAAAGTCCAGTTTTGGTACCCGGATTGTTTCCTCCGTCTGATTTGGACAGCGAAGAAGTAAGTGGACCCATCGCGCATGTGGCTGTGGAAGTTATTAACGAAG GTAGATGA
- the LOC106433828 gene encoding mRNA-capping enzyme, producing MDLNASPEPEEEEDPFLKRRLEPRAESAVEIARREREERTKRMRLDRPSRNSHRDHHQFHHNNNGDTRLYDKSKIPQGWLECPGFGLEIGCIIPSKVPLSESYNEHVPPGKRYSFKQVIRNQRISGRKLGLVIDLTNTTRYYSTLDLKKDGIKHVKIACRGRDAVPDNVSVNSFVNEAIQFIVNQKHPKKYILVHCTHGHNRTGFMIVHYLMRSMPTMNVTQALKMFSDARPPGIYKPDYIDALYTFYHEIKPETATCPPTPEWKRSTELDLNGDAVHQDDGDGDDDDDAQPAPVQEISQEIVTMSNDDILGDEIPHYQEEAYRKFCYKMLMMSIGGRGCAQFPGSHPVSLDRESLQLLRQRYYYATWKADGTRYMMLLTIDGCYLIDRSFKFRRVQMRFPCRHSSGGMPDQVHHFTLLDGEMVIDNPMNEKGQARRRYLVYDLVAINGESVVERTFCERWNMVVHEVIKGRDVDKQRNHCYRYDLEPFGVRMKGFYLLSTVEKLLKGTIPSLSHEADGLIFQGWDDPYVPRTHKGLLKWKYAEMNSVDFLFEMGEEDEGCRMLFLFERGKKKLMDGYTVEFRDGSDPSSYNGKIVECSWDKEKKVWVSMRIRVDKTTPNDINTARKVIKSINDNITEEVLLQEIREIIRLPMYADRIRMDLRAAGR from the exons ATGGACCTAAATGCTTCACCGGAGCCCGAGGAAGAGGAGGATCCTTTTCTTAAGAGACGCCTTGAACCCCGAGCAGAGTCTGCTGTTGAGATCGCTAGACGG GAGCGGGAAGAAAGAACCAAAAGGATGAGACTTGACAGGCCTTCCCGAAACTCTCACCGTGATCACCACCAGTTTCATCACAACAACAATGGTGATACTAGACTCTATGATAAAAGCAAGATCCCTCAAG GTTGGCTGGAGTGTCCTGGTTTTGGTCTGGAGATAGGATGCATCATTCCTTCGAAGGTTCCACTTAGCGAATCTTACAACGAACATGTTCCTCCTGGCAAAAGATACTCTTTTAAACAAGTCATCCGCAACCAGAGAATCAGTGGACGAAAA CTTGGTCTAGTGATTGATCTAACCAATACAACTCGTTACTATTCCACACTTGACTTAAAGAAGGATGGCATCAAGCATGTTAAG ATTGCTTGCAGGGGTCGTGATGCGGTTCCGGATAATGTCTCTGTTAACTCCTTCGTCAACGAG GCTATTCAGTTCATCGTTAATCAAAAACACCCAAAGAAGTATATCCTTGTCCACTGTACTCATGGGCATAACCGCACAGGGTTCATGATAGTTCATTATCTTATGCGCTCTATGCCCACCATGAACGTTACACAG GCGTTGAAAATGTTCTCTGATGCTCGCCCACCTGGGATTTATAAACCGGATTATATTGATGCTTTGTACACTTTTTATCACGAAATAAAGCCTGAGACTGCCACTTGCCCACCAACTCCTGAATGGAAGAGGTCTACCGAGCTTGATCTCAATGGTGATGCAGTTCATCAagatgatggtgatggtgatgatgatgatgatgctcaGCCTGCCCCTGTCCAA GAAATCAGTCAGGAGATTGTGACGATGTCAAATGATGACATATTGGGTGATGAAATACCCCATTATCAAGAAGAAGCTTACCGAAAATTCTGTTATAAGATGCTTATGATGAGTATTGGG GGAAGAGGATGTGCACAATTCCCAGGGTCACACCCTGTATCCTTAGACAG GGAGAGTTTACAACTATTGAGACAGCGGTATTATTATGCGACATGGAAAGCAGATGGAACACGTTATATGATGCTCTTAACTATAGATGGTTGCTATCTAATAGATAGGAGCTTTAAGTTTCGAAGAGTACAGATGCGTTTCCCCTGTAGGCACTCAAGTGGA GGAATGCCTGATCAAGTACATCATTTCACTTTGCTTGATGGAGAAATGGTGATAGATAATCCGATGAATGAAAAAGGGCAGGCGAGGAGGAGGTACCTAGTATATGACTTGGTAGCAATCAACGGCGAATCAGTCGTAGAG CGGACATTCTGTGAAAGATGGAACATGGTCGTGCACGAGGTGATCAAAGGCCGTGATGTTGATAAGCAAAGGAATCATTGCTACAGATACGACCTGGAGCCTTTTGGT GTACGGATGAAGGGTTTTTATTTGCTCTCGACAGTTGAGAAGCTTTTGAAGGGTACCATTCCGTCACTTTCGCATGAAGCAGATGGCCTTATATTTCAG GGTTGGGACGATCCTTACGTTCCCCGAACGCATAAAGGTCTACTGAAGTGGAAGTATGCGGAAATGAACTCAGTAGACTTTCTGttcgagatgggtgaggaagaTGAGGGTTGCAGGATGCTCTTCTTGTTCGAAAGAGGGAAGAAAAAGCTTATGGACGGATATACGGTTGAGTTTAGAGATGGTTCGGATCCGTCAAGTTACAATGGGAAGATTGTAGAGTGTTCATGGGATAAGGAGAAGAAAGTATGGGTTAGCATGCGTATCAGAGTCGACAAAACTACACCAAACGATATCAACACCGCTCGTAAG GTGATTAAAAGCATAAACGACAACATCACAGAGGAAGTGTTGCTTCAAGAGATAAGAGAGATCATCCGTCTCCCAATGTACGCTGACCGCATTCGAATGGATCTTCGAGCTGCTGGACGTTGA
- the LOC106433824 gene encoding RNA polymerase II C-terminal domain phosphatase-like 2 produces MNRLGQKSMVYHGELRLGELDVKQVSSSPGNEFRFPNDEIRIHHVSPAGERCPPLAILQTIASFSVRCKLESSAPVKPPELMRLHAVCFHELKTAVVLLGETEIHLVAMPSKEKKFPCFWCFSLPLGLYDSCLRMLNTRCLSIVFDLDETLIVAHTMKSFEDRIEALKVWISRESDPVRIHGMSAELKRFMDDRMLLKQYIDNDYAFDNGVLLKAQREEVRPTSDGLEKVYRPVIRLPEKNTVLTRINPEIRDTSVLVKLRPAWEELRSYLTANTRKRFEVYVCTMAERDYALEMWRLLDPEAHLIGLKELRDRIVCVKPDAKKSLLNVFKGGICHPKMAMVIDDRVKVWEDKDQPRVHVVPAYLPYYAPQAETALPVPILCVARNVACNVRGYFFKEFDESLMSSISLVYHEDDVENLPPSPDVSNYVIIEDPVFASNGNINAPPVIEGMCGGEVERRLNQASAADSSTPATSNAEQKSETPKPQIAVIPNNASTTTAAALLPSHKPSLLGAPRRDGFTFSDGGRPLMMRPGVDIRNQNFNQPPLLSRIPMQPPSSSMHPQGGWLVDDENRTPFPGRPAGGYSNQFPHGIQGSAPVTNPSHLRSEELCVDDDLKRQNASRQPTEGGIPQSQLVSNGGENHADSGKSNGGQSHLFVSALQEIGRRCGSKVEFRTVMSTNRELQFSVEVLFTGEKIGIGMAKTKKDAHQQAAENALRSLAEKYVAYVSPIAGETERGSKNENGFLWENNEAVGNEGLEEEEAT; encoded by the exons ATGAATCGCTTAGGTCAGAAATCGATGGTCTACCACGGAGAGCTGCGTCTGGGGGAGCTCGATGTGAAGCAGGTCTCATCCTCCCCCGGCAACGAATTTCGCTTCCCGAACGACGAGATTCGAATCCACCACGTTTCTCCGGCCGGCGAGAGGTGTCCTCCGCTCGCCATTCTCCAGACTATCGCTTCTTTCTCCGTTCGTTGCAAGCTTGAGTCCTCCGCTCCAGTCAAACCTCCCGAGTTGATGCGTCTTCACGCCGTCTGTTTCCATGAATTGAAG ACTGCGGTGGTATTGCTGGGAGAAACGGAGATTCATTTAGTGGCGATGCCGAGCAAGGAGAAGAAGTTCCCTTGTTTCTGGTGTTTCTCACTCCCTTTAGGTCTCTACGATTCCTGTTTAAGGATGCTTAACACTCGCTGTCTCTCTATTGTCTTTGATCTTGATGAGACTCTCATTGTTGCCCATACCATGAAGTCCTTTGAGGATCGCATCGAAGCTCTCAAGGTTTGGATCTCCCGGGAGTCTGATCCCGTCAGGATTCATGGAATGTCCGCTGAGCTTAAAAGGTTTATGGATGATAGGATGCTCCTCAAGCAGTATATTGATAATGACTATGCTTTTGATAACGGAGTTTTGCTTAAGGCTCAGCGTGAGGAGGTCCGCCCTACCTCTGACGGCCTCGAGAAAGTTTATAGACCCGTCATTAGATTGCCTGAAAAGAATACCGTTCTTACTCGGATCAATCCTGAG ATCCGTGACACTAGTGTGCTTGTAAAACTTAGACCAGCGTGGGAGGAGTTAAGGAGCTATTTGACAGCAAACACTAGGAAACGCTTTGAAGTTTATGTTTGTACCATGGCTGAAAGGGATTATGCTTTGGAAATGTGGAGATTACTCGATCCCGAAGCACACCTGATAGGCCTCAAGGAGCTTCGAGATCGTATTGTATGCGTTAAACCAG ATGCCAAGAAATCGTTGTTAAATGTCTTCAAAGGTGGCATATGCCACCCTAAAATGGCAATGGTTATTGATGATCGTGTTAAGGTTTGGGAGGACAAGGATCAACCACGGGTTCATGTTGTTCCTGCATATCTTCCATATTATGCTCCACAGGCAGAG ACAGCTCTTCCCGTTCCAATTCTTTGCGTAGCAAGAAATGTTGCGTGCAATGTCAGAGGTTACTTTTtcaa GGAATTTGATGAGAGTTTAATGAGTAGTATATCTTTGGTTTACCATGAAGATGATGTGGAAAATTTACCCCCTTCACCGGATGTGAGCAACTATGTCATTATAGAG GATCCTGTCTTTGCCTCAAATGGAAACATAAATGCTCCTCCAGTTATCGAAGGAATGTGTGGGGGTGAAGTGGAACGCAGACTAAACCAAGCG TCTGCAGCTGATTCTTCTACTCCTGCAACGAGTAACGCTGAGCAGAAATCTGAAACCCCCAAGCCGCAGATAGCAGTAATACCAAATAACGCTAGCACAACAACCGCAGCAGCATTGTTACCTTCTCATA AACCTAGTTTGCTTGGAGCTCCTAGACGAGATGGCTTCACTTTTTCTGATGGTGGAAGACCTCTTATGATGAGGCCTGGTGTTGATATAAGAAACCAGAACTTCAATCAGCCTCCTCTTCTGTCTCGAATTCCTATGCAACCACCTTCGTCTTCTATGCATCCTCAGGGTGGTTGGTTGGTAGATGACGAGAACAGAACTCCTTTTCCTGGTCGACCTGCAGGAGGTTATTCAAATCAGTTTCCTCATGGTATACAAGGTTCTGCTCCTGTCACAAACCCATCCCACTTGAGGAGCGAAGAG TTATGTGTGGATGACGACCTCAAAAGGCAAAATGCTTCACGTCAACCGACAG AAGGGGGAATACCCCAGAGTCAACTGGTGTCAAATGGTGGAGAAAATCATGCAGATAGTGGAAAGAGTAATGGTGGGCAATCTCACTTATTTGTGAGTGCACTGCAGGAAATTGGAAGAAGATGCGGTTCAAAG GTGGAGTTTAGGACTGTGATGAGTACCAACAGAGAGTTACAGTTTTCAGTTGAG GTTTTGTTCACGGGTGAGAAGATAGGCATTGGGATGGCAAAAACTAAAAAGGATGCACATCAACAAGCGGCTGAGAATGCTCTTCGGAGCTTGGCTG aaaaatatGTTGCTTATGTCTCACCTATTGCTGGAGAAACAGAGAGAGGTTCCAAAAATGAAAATGGGTTTTTGTGGGAAAACAATGAAGCTGTAGGGAACGAAGggcttgaagaagaagaagccaccTGA